One segment of Oreochromis niloticus isolate F11D_XX linkage group LG8, O_niloticus_UMD_NMBU, whole genome shotgun sequence DNA contains the following:
- the mrtfab gene encoding myocardin related transcription factor Ab isoform X3, which translates to MIMLDTNHCLSFEPSSLDSPPMGDDMEKAGLKMDHDRLVYHSLKEVLQLKLQQRRTREELVSQGIMPPLKSPAAFHEQRRSLERARTEDYLKRKIRSRPERSELVRMHILEETSAEPSLQAKQLQLKRARLADDLNDKISHRPGPIELVHKNILSVNCHLQHSLLDSPKGNGGESSSLDEDSSDALSPDQLTNQDSPLSAVPQVSPSDVLTQNGDLSPTQFLTQPPAPPPPPPPPPPPLLNGSDSSPLPKITNGTTVTSGSSRHSAGQVKSQAKTSSDRPPQRSKKAKDSKPKVKKLKYHQYIPPDQKADKERPPQMDSSYAKLLQQQQLFLQLQILSQQQQHYNYHTILPAPPKPQTEPPTTNSGPSPSRTVHTTTTTASSSQTGTARHSQTTVGGAKPATLPANLDEFKVAELKQELKLRGLTVSGTKNDLIERLRNYQEQNGGTATVSKNGILQSGLQGTTSAASTTTSSPTTTSTSDHQSVEGGFKLSLSSLGQAVPGRVMRFGSTSSSPPVSPTPSERSLAGMSPDETSCNGDMFGEMVSSPLTQLTLHPSPKHPANVSPLAVKDEIQSSCSLSRSSPASVQTPEPGAAMDTSSMDKDQMLQEKDKQIEELTRMLRQKQRLVETLRSQLEQGKMAGGIVVKREGSDKSKTSPEVKLQTLIKASAIQPPTLPNGIVLKVKKEVEPEEGMEGVTEEALSKKQVPTMQCSQETLLRLQQIQRLQLQQSDQQKQQPQPKQQQSQAQPTKAAEPKPNPQKQQHQKKEAQLLIQQQQQLQQLIFQQTQQKQLQAQQKITQQKLAQQKQVQQNQLKQTQGQQQAQQKNQVQLKQVQLQIQNQTVTSQKPTLSQTQQRKQLKAQQRQQQKQQTSAATTQQVTPVIIKQQNGTPVHTQAISLDLLKANGTPTLVTDTNGNHYLIALTSHTTDGQNGVSSLAKTNGRITLQRLNSTPSKLPSTDSQSKGQAEAEPVSQPSKKGQKAGLHLDTNSDPQPSQPVTAPPNLQPFFDDISDNESQNNLMSSLKRQEVCPPYDRHTLFTPPSPKPNTSLPSQRSRPENGLNSQQMDDLFDILLKSGEITGFKANPDPSLPPLHSDPPSPSTAPSPLHLSPPTPTEAFISPEPSVGEPCSGSGRLEDFLESTTGTPLLGIESDGGLALIDDLHSQMLSTPSILDHPPSPMDTSDLGFSPHSTGLDFGDPNLDSMDWLDMVGSASGGGEGNRGGRGSGDGGTSLAPLAPHTPQSVFSADFLDNTDLQLHW; encoded by the exons ATGATAATGCTGGACACCAACCATTGCCTGTCCTTTGAACCCTCCTCCCTGGACTCTCCTCCAATGGGAGATGACATGGAGAAGGCAGGACTGAAGATGGATCATGACAGACTTGTCTATCACAGCTTGAAAGAAG TCCTCCAGCTCAAACTTCAGCAGAGACGCACACGAGAGGAGCTGGTCAGCCAAGGGATCATGCCAC CACTGAAGAGCCCAGCAGCCTTTCACGAACAGCGGAGGAGTCTGGAGCGAGCAAGG ACTGAAGACTACCTAAAGAGGAAGATCCGGAGTCGTCCTGAGCGCTCGGAGCTGGTCAGGATGCACATTCTGGAGG AGACGTCGGCAGAGCCGTCTCTGCAGGCTAAGCAGCTGCAGCTGAAGAGAGCACGACTGGCCGACGACCTCAATGACAAAATCTCTCACAGACCGGGTCCCATCGAGCTGGTCCACAAGAACATCCTGTCTGTTAACTGCCATCTGCAGCATTCACTCCTAG ATTCTCCAAAGGGAAACGGAGGAGAGAGCTCATCTTTGGACGAAGACAGCAGTGATGCTCTGTCACCTGACCAGCTAACCAATCAGGACTCTCCCCTGAGCGCTGTCCCTCAGGTCTCCCCCTCAGATGTGCTCACCCAGAACGGAGACCTCTCCCCCACACAG TTTCTCACACAGCCTCCTgctccacctccaccaccacctccgCCGCCCCCTCCCTTGTTGAATGGGTCCGATTCGTCCCCTTTACCTAAAATTACAAATGGGACAACGGTGACCTCGGGATCCTCCCGCCATTCTGCCGGCCAGGTCAAG TCTCAGGCCAAGACGAGTTCAGACCGCCCTCCACAGAGATCTAAGAAAGCAAAGGACAGCAAaccaaag gtgaagaagctgaagtaCCATCAGTACATCCCCCCCGACCAGAAGGCAGACAAGGAGCGTCCGCCTCAGATGGATTCGTCTTACGCGAAGctgctccagcagcagcagctcttcCTGCAGCTGCAGATTCtcagtcagcagcagcagcactacAACTACCACACCATCCTGCCCGCCCCTCCCAA GCCACAAACGGAGCCTCCCACGACCAACTCTGGCCCTTCCCCCTCCCGTACCGTTCACACAACAACCACCACAGCTTCCTCGAGTCAAACGGGGACAGCCCGTCACAGCCAAACCACAGTGGGAGGAGCCAAACCAGCCACTCTGCCAGCCAACCTGGACGAGTTCAAA GTTGCTGAGCTGAAACAAGAACTGAAATTGCGGGGTTTGACCGTCTCAGGCACCAAGAATGACCTAATTGAGAGGCTCCGTAACTACCAAGAACAAAATGGGGGAACCGCAACTGTTTCCAAGAATGGTATTTTGCAGTCCGGCTTGCAGGGCACGACGTCAGCTGCTAGCACCACCACATCTTCTCCCACCACAACTTCCACCTCTGACCACCAGTCAGTAGAGGGTGGGTTTAAGTTGTCTCTGTCCTCACTGGGTCAGGCGGTTCCAGGGCGGGTGATGCGGTTTGGCAGCACCAGCTCGAGCCCTCCGGTGTCACCGACTCCGTCGGAGAGGTCATTAGCTGGAATGAGTCCAGATGAGACCAGCTGCAATGGAGACATGTTTGGAGAAATG GTGAGCTCTCCACTGACCCAGCTCACCTTGCACCCCTCTCCTAAGCACCCAGCAAATGTCTCTCCACTCGCAGTCAAAGATGAGATCCAGAGCTCATGCAGTCTGTCCAGGTCCTCACCTGCATCTGTCCAAACCCCCGAGCCCGGAGCAGCCATGGACACGTCATCTATGGATAAAGACCAGATGCTCCAGGAGAAGGACAAACAGATCGAGGAGCTCACCAGGATGCTGAGGCAAAAGCAGAGGCTGGTGGAGACTCTCAGGTCCCAGCTGGAGCAAGGCAAGATGGCAGGTGGGATAGTGGTCAAGAGGGAAGGAAGCGATAAGAGCAAAACATCCCCAGAGGTTAAGCTCCAAACTCTAATAAAAGCCTCAGCCATTCAGCCCCCTACGCTCCCTAATGGCATCGTGTTGAAGGTCAAAAAGGAGGTAGAGCCAGAGGAAGGAATGGAGGGAGTAACAGAGGAGGCTCTGTCAAAGAAGCAGGTCCCGACGATGCAGTGCTCCCAGGAGACTCTGCTCAGGCTGCAGCAGattcaacggctgcagctcCAACAGTCTGATCAACAAAAACAGCAACCACAACCGAAACAGCAACAAAGTCAGGCGCAGCCGACGAAGGCTGCAGAACCCAAACCGAATCCtcaaaaacagcagcaccaaAAGAAAGAGGCTCAACTCCTGatccaacagcagcagcagctgcagcagctcatcTTCCAGCAGACCCAACAGAAACAGCTCCAGGCTCAGCAGAAGATAACGCAGCAGAAACTGGCCCAGCAGAAGCAAGTACAGCAAAACCAGCTCAAGCAAACCCAAGGGCAGCAGCAGGCTCAGCAGAAGAACCAGGTTCAGCTAAAGCAGGTTCAGCTGCAGATCCAAAACCAGACGGTGACAAGTCAGAAACCCACGCTAAGCCAAActcagcagaggaagcagctgaaagctcaacagaggcagcagcagaaacagcagACATCAGCAGCCACAACACAACAG GTGACTCCAGTCATCATCAAGCAACAGAATGGCACACCAGTGCACACTCAGGCCATCTCATTAGACCTCCTTAAGGCCAATGGCACACCTACACTGGTGACAGACACCAATGGGAACCACTACCTAATCGCTCTCACCAGTCACACCACAGATGGACAGAATGGAGTGTCCTCATTGGCCAAAACCAATGGACGCATCACACTGCAG AGATTGAATTCAACTCCAAGTAAACTGCCCAGCACCGACAGCCAATCAAAAGGTCAGGCAGAAGCCGAGCCTGTGAGCCAACCAAGCAAAAAG GGACAAAAAGCGGGGCTGCACTTAGACACCAACAGTGATCCACAACCCAGCCAGCCCGTCACCGCTCCACCCAACCTGCAGCCTTTCTTTGACGACATTTCAGACAATGAAAGCCAAAACAACTTAATGTCATCTCTCAAG AGACAGGAGGTGTGTCCACCTTACGACCGACACACACTGTTCACCCCTCCCTCTCCTAAACCCAACACCTCCCTTCCTTCTCAGCGCTCCAGA CCAGAGAATGGCCTGAACAGCCAGCAGATGGACGACCTGTTTGACATCCTGCTCAAAAGTGGAG AAATCACCGGCTTCAAGGCCAACCCGGACCCTTCCCTCCCCCCTCTCCACTCTGACCCACCTTCTCCATCTACTGCCCCATCCCCCCTCCACCTGTCTCCTCCCACCCCCACAGAGGCGTTCATCTCCCCGGAGCCTTCGGTGGGAGAGCCCTGCTCAGGCAGCGGGCGTCTGGAGGACTTCTTGGAGAGCACGACGGGCACCCCGCTGCTGGGCATAGAGTCCGACGGCGGCCTGGCGCTGATCGACGACCTccacagccagatgctgagCACGCCCAGCATCCTGGACCACCCCCCCTCCCCCATGGACACGTCTGACCTGGGCTTCTCCCCTCATTCTACGGGGCTGGACTTTGGCGACCCCAACCTGGATAGCATGGACTGGTTGGACATGGTAGGGAGCGCAAGCGGAGGGGGCGAGGGCAATAGAGGAGGGCGAGGAAGTGGAGACGGAGGGACGAGTTTAGCTCCGTTGGCACCACACACACCGCAAAGCGTGTTCTCAGCCGACTTTCTGGACAATACAGACCTGCAGCTGCACTGGTAG
- the mrtfab gene encoding myocardin related transcription factor Ab isoform X5: MVQRDMTIQSVLQLKLQQRRTREELVSQGIMPPLKSPAAFHEQRRSLERARTEDYLKRKIRSRPERSELVRMHILEETSAEPSLQAKQLQLKRARLADDLNDKISHRPGPIELVHKNILSVNCHLQHSLLDSPKGNGGESSSLDEDSSDALSPDQLTNQDSPLSAVPQVSPSDVLTQNGDLSPTQFLTQPPAPPPPPPPPPPPLLNGSDSSPLPKITNGTTVTSGSSRHSAGQVKSQAKTSSDRPPQRSKKAKDSKPKVKKLKYHQYIPPDQKADKERPPQMDSSYAKLLQQQQLFLQLQILSQQQQHYNYHTILPAPPKPQTEPPTTNSGPSPSRTVHTTTTTASSSQTGTARHSQTTVGGAKPATLPANLDEFKVAELKQELKLRGLTVSGTKNDLIERLRNYQEQNGGTATVSKNGILQSGLQGTTSAASTTTSSPTTTSTSDHQSVEGGFKLSLSSLGQAVPGRVMRFGSTSSSPPVSPTPSERSLAGMSPDETSCNGDMFGEMVSSPLTQLTLHPSPKHPANVSPLAVKDEIQSSCSLSRSSPASVQTPEPGAAMDTSSMDKDQMLQEKDKQIEELTRMLRQKQRLVETLRSQLEQGKMAGGIVVKREGSDKSKTSPEVKLQTLIKASAIQPPTLPNGIVLKVKKEVEPEEGMEGVTEEALSKKQVPTMQCSQETLLRLQQIQRLQLQQSDQQKQQPQPKQQQSQAQPTKAAEPKPNPQKQQHQKKEAQLLIQQQQQLQQLIFQQTQQKQLQAQQKITQQKLAQQKQVQQNQLKQTQGQQQAQQKNQVQLKQVQLQIQNQTVTSQKPTLSQTQQRKQLKAQQRQQQKQQTSAATTQQVTPVIIKQQNGTPVHTQAISLDLLKANGTPTLVTDTNGNHYLIALTSHTTDGQNGVSSLAKTNGRITLQRLNSTPSKLPSTDSQSKGQAEAEPVSQPSKKGQKAGLHLDTNSDPQPSQPVTAPPNLQPFFDDISDNESQNNLMSSLKRQEVCPPYDRHTLFTPPSPKPNTSLPSQRSRPENGLNSQQMDDLFDILLKSGEITGFKANPDPSLPPLHSDPPSPSTAPSPLHLSPPTPTEAFISPEPSVGEPCSGSGRLEDFLESTTGTPLLGIESDGGLALIDDLHSQMLSTPSILDHPPSPMDTSDLGFSPHSTGLDFGDPNLDSMDWLDMVGSASGGGEGNRGGRGSGDGGTSLAPLAPHTPQSVFSADFLDNTDLQLHW; encoded by the exons TCCTCCAGCTCAAACTTCAGCAGAGACGCACACGAGAGGAGCTGGTCAGCCAAGGGATCATGCCAC CACTGAAGAGCCCAGCAGCCTTTCACGAACAGCGGAGGAGTCTGGAGCGAGCAAGG ACTGAAGACTACCTAAAGAGGAAGATCCGGAGTCGTCCTGAGCGCTCGGAGCTGGTCAGGATGCACATTCTGGAGG AGACGTCGGCAGAGCCGTCTCTGCAGGCTAAGCAGCTGCAGCTGAAGAGAGCACGACTGGCCGACGACCTCAATGACAAAATCTCTCACAGACCGGGTCCCATCGAGCTGGTCCACAAGAACATCCTGTCTGTTAACTGCCATCTGCAGCATTCACTCCTAG ATTCTCCAAAGGGAAACGGAGGAGAGAGCTCATCTTTGGACGAAGACAGCAGTGATGCTCTGTCACCTGACCAGCTAACCAATCAGGACTCTCCCCTGAGCGCTGTCCCTCAGGTCTCCCCCTCAGATGTGCTCACCCAGAACGGAGACCTCTCCCCCACACAG TTTCTCACACAGCCTCCTgctccacctccaccaccacctccgCCGCCCCCTCCCTTGTTGAATGGGTCCGATTCGTCCCCTTTACCTAAAATTACAAATGGGACAACGGTGACCTCGGGATCCTCCCGCCATTCTGCCGGCCAGGTCAAG TCTCAGGCCAAGACGAGTTCAGACCGCCCTCCACAGAGATCTAAGAAAGCAAAGGACAGCAAaccaaag gtgaagaagctgaagtaCCATCAGTACATCCCCCCCGACCAGAAGGCAGACAAGGAGCGTCCGCCTCAGATGGATTCGTCTTACGCGAAGctgctccagcagcagcagctcttcCTGCAGCTGCAGATTCtcagtcagcagcagcagcactacAACTACCACACCATCCTGCCCGCCCCTCCCAA GCCACAAACGGAGCCTCCCACGACCAACTCTGGCCCTTCCCCCTCCCGTACCGTTCACACAACAACCACCACAGCTTCCTCGAGTCAAACGGGGACAGCCCGTCACAGCCAAACCACAGTGGGAGGAGCCAAACCAGCCACTCTGCCAGCCAACCTGGACGAGTTCAAA GTTGCTGAGCTGAAACAAGAACTGAAATTGCGGGGTTTGACCGTCTCAGGCACCAAGAATGACCTAATTGAGAGGCTCCGTAACTACCAAGAACAAAATGGGGGAACCGCAACTGTTTCCAAGAATGGTATTTTGCAGTCCGGCTTGCAGGGCACGACGTCAGCTGCTAGCACCACCACATCTTCTCCCACCACAACTTCCACCTCTGACCACCAGTCAGTAGAGGGTGGGTTTAAGTTGTCTCTGTCCTCACTGGGTCAGGCGGTTCCAGGGCGGGTGATGCGGTTTGGCAGCACCAGCTCGAGCCCTCCGGTGTCACCGACTCCGTCGGAGAGGTCATTAGCTGGAATGAGTCCAGATGAGACCAGCTGCAATGGAGACATGTTTGGAGAAATG GTGAGCTCTCCACTGACCCAGCTCACCTTGCACCCCTCTCCTAAGCACCCAGCAAATGTCTCTCCACTCGCAGTCAAAGATGAGATCCAGAGCTCATGCAGTCTGTCCAGGTCCTCACCTGCATCTGTCCAAACCCCCGAGCCCGGAGCAGCCATGGACACGTCATCTATGGATAAAGACCAGATGCTCCAGGAGAAGGACAAACAGATCGAGGAGCTCACCAGGATGCTGAGGCAAAAGCAGAGGCTGGTGGAGACTCTCAGGTCCCAGCTGGAGCAAGGCAAGATGGCAGGTGGGATAGTGGTCAAGAGGGAAGGAAGCGATAAGAGCAAAACATCCCCAGAGGTTAAGCTCCAAACTCTAATAAAAGCCTCAGCCATTCAGCCCCCTACGCTCCCTAATGGCATCGTGTTGAAGGTCAAAAAGGAGGTAGAGCCAGAGGAAGGAATGGAGGGAGTAACAGAGGAGGCTCTGTCAAAGAAGCAGGTCCCGACGATGCAGTGCTCCCAGGAGACTCTGCTCAGGCTGCAGCAGattcaacggctgcagctcCAACAGTCTGATCAACAAAAACAGCAACCACAACCGAAACAGCAACAAAGTCAGGCGCAGCCGACGAAGGCTGCAGAACCCAAACCGAATCCtcaaaaacagcagcaccaaAAGAAAGAGGCTCAACTCCTGatccaacagcagcagcagctgcagcagctcatcTTCCAGCAGACCCAACAGAAACAGCTCCAGGCTCAGCAGAAGATAACGCAGCAGAAACTGGCCCAGCAGAAGCAAGTACAGCAAAACCAGCTCAAGCAAACCCAAGGGCAGCAGCAGGCTCAGCAGAAGAACCAGGTTCAGCTAAAGCAGGTTCAGCTGCAGATCCAAAACCAGACGGTGACAAGTCAGAAACCCACGCTAAGCCAAActcagcagaggaagcagctgaaagctcaacagaggcagcagcagaaacagcagACATCAGCAGCCACAACACAACAG GTGACTCCAGTCATCATCAAGCAACAGAATGGCACACCAGTGCACACTCAGGCCATCTCATTAGACCTCCTTAAGGCCAATGGCACACCTACACTGGTGACAGACACCAATGGGAACCACTACCTAATCGCTCTCACCAGTCACACCACAGATGGACAGAATGGAGTGTCCTCATTGGCCAAAACCAATGGACGCATCACACTGCAG AGATTGAATTCAACTCCAAGTAAACTGCCCAGCACCGACAGCCAATCAAAAGGTCAGGCAGAAGCCGAGCCTGTGAGCCAACCAAGCAAAAAG GGACAAAAAGCGGGGCTGCACTTAGACACCAACAGTGATCCACAACCCAGCCAGCCCGTCACCGCTCCACCCAACCTGCAGCCTTTCTTTGACGACATTTCAGACAATGAAAGCCAAAACAACTTAATGTCATCTCTCAAG AGACAGGAGGTGTGTCCACCTTACGACCGACACACACTGTTCACCCCTCCCTCTCCTAAACCCAACACCTCCCTTCCTTCTCAGCGCTCCAGA CCAGAGAATGGCCTGAACAGCCAGCAGATGGACGACCTGTTTGACATCCTGCTCAAAAGTGGAG AAATCACCGGCTTCAAGGCCAACCCGGACCCTTCCCTCCCCCCTCTCCACTCTGACCCACCTTCTCCATCTACTGCCCCATCCCCCCTCCACCTGTCTCCTCCCACCCCCACAGAGGCGTTCATCTCCCCGGAGCCTTCGGTGGGAGAGCCCTGCTCAGGCAGCGGGCGTCTGGAGGACTTCTTGGAGAGCACGACGGGCACCCCGCTGCTGGGCATAGAGTCCGACGGCGGCCTGGCGCTGATCGACGACCTccacagccagatgctgagCACGCCCAGCATCCTGGACCACCCCCCCTCCCCCATGGACACGTCTGACCTGGGCTTCTCCCCTCATTCTACGGGGCTGGACTTTGGCGACCCCAACCTGGATAGCATGGACTGGTTGGACATGGTAGGGAGCGCAAGCGGAGGGGGCGAGGGCAATAGAGGAGGGCGAGGAAGTGGAGACGGAGGGACGAGTTTAGCTCCGTTGGCACCACACACACCGCAAAGCGTGTTCTCAGCCGACTTTCTGGACAATACAGACCTGCAGCTGCACTGGTAG
- the mrtfab gene encoding myocardin related transcription factor Ab isoform X2, with protein sequence MDSQKGEEPSPGSMEVASVPGSASSPQSDAVTSELQELSLQPAPNLLPIQERKNVLQLKLQQRRTREELVSQGIMPPLKSPAAFHEQRRSLERARTEDYLKRKIRSRPERSELVRMHILEETSAEPSLQAKQLQLKRARLADDLNDKISHRPGPIELVHKNILSVNCHLQHSLLDSPKGNGGESSSLDEDSSDALSPDQLTNQDSPLSAVPQVSPSDVLTQNGDLSPTQFLTQPPAPPPPPPPPPPPLLNGSDSSPLPKITNGTTVTSGSSRHSAGQVKSQAKTSSDRPPQRSKKAKDSKPKVKKLKYHQYIPPDQKADKERPPQMDSSYAKLLQQQQLFLQLQILSQQQQHYNYHTILPAPPKPQTEPPTTNSGPSPSRTVHTTTTTASSSQTGTARHSQTTVGGAKPATLPANLDEFKVAELKQELKLRGLTVSGTKNDLIERLRNYQEQNGGTATVSKNGILQSGLQGTTSAASTTTSSPTTTSTSDHQSVEGGFKLSLSSLGQAVPGRVMRFGSTSSSPPVSPTPSERSLAGMSPDETSCNGDMFGEMVSSPLTQLTLHPSPKHPANVSPLAVKDEIQSSCSLSRSSPASVQTPEPGAAMDTSSMDKDQMLQEKDKQIEELTRMLRQKQRLVETLRSQLEQGKMAGGIVVKREGSDKSKTSPEVKLQTLIKASAIQPPTLPNGIVLKVKKEVEPEEGMEGVTEEALSKKQVPTMQCSQETLLRLQQIQRLQLQQSDQQKQQPQPKQQQSQAQPTKAAEPKPNPQKQQHQKKEAQLLIQQQQQLQQLIFQQTQQKQLQAQQKITQQKLAQQKQVQQNQLKQTQGQQQAQQKNQVQLKQVQLQIQNQTVTSQKPTLSQTQQRKQLKAQQRQQQKQQTSAATTQQVTPVIIKQQNGTPVHTQAISLDLLKANGTPTLVTDTNGNHYLIALTSHTTDGQNGVSSLAKTNGRITLQRLNSTPSKLPSTDSQSKGQAEAEPVSQPSKKGQKAGLHLDTNSDPQPSQPVTAPPNLQPFFDDISDNESQNNLMSSLKRQEVCPPYDRHTLFTPPSPKPNTSLPSQRSRPENGLNSQQMDDLFDILLKSGEITGFKANPDPSLPPLHSDPPSPSTAPSPLHLSPPTPTEAFISPEPSVGEPCSGSGRLEDFLESTTGTPLLGIESDGGLALIDDLHSQMLSTPSILDHPPSPMDTSDLGFSPHSTGLDFGDPNLDSMDWLDMVGSASGGGEGNRGGRGSGDGGTSLAPLAPHTPQSVFSADFLDNTDLQLHW encoded by the exons TCCTCCAGCTCAAACTTCAGCAGAGACGCACACGAGAGGAGCTGGTCAGCCAAGGGATCATGCCAC CACTGAAGAGCCCAGCAGCCTTTCACGAACAGCGGAGGAGTCTGGAGCGAGCAAGG ACTGAAGACTACCTAAAGAGGAAGATCCGGAGTCGTCCTGAGCGCTCGGAGCTGGTCAGGATGCACATTCTGGAGG AGACGTCGGCAGAGCCGTCTCTGCAGGCTAAGCAGCTGCAGCTGAAGAGAGCACGACTGGCCGACGACCTCAATGACAAAATCTCTCACAGACCGGGTCCCATCGAGCTGGTCCACAAGAACATCCTGTCTGTTAACTGCCATCTGCAGCATTCACTCCTAG ATTCTCCAAAGGGAAACGGAGGAGAGAGCTCATCTTTGGACGAAGACAGCAGTGATGCTCTGTCACCTGACCAGCTAACCAATCAGGACTCTCCCCTGAGCGCTGTCCCTCAGGTCTCCCCCTCAGATGTGCTCACCCAGAACGGAGACCTCTCCCCCACACAG TTTCTCACACAGCCTCCTgctccacctccaccaccacctccgCCGCCCCCTCCCTTGTTGAATGGGTCCGATTCGTCCCCTTTACCTAAAATTACAAATGGGACAACGGTGACCTCGGGATCCTCCCGCCATTCTGCCGGCCAGGTCAAG TCTCAGGCCAAGACGAGTTCAGACCGCCCTCCACAGAGATCTAAGAAAGCAAAGGACAGCAAaccaaag gtgaagaagctgaagtaCCATCAGTACATCCCCCCCGACCAGAAGGCAGACAAGGAGCGTCCGCCTCAGATGGATTCGTCTTACGCGAAGctgctccagcagcagcagctcttcCTGCAGCTGCAGATTCtcagtcagcagcagcagcactacAACTACCACACCATCCTGCCCGCCCCTCCCAA GCCACAAACGGAGCCTCCCACGACCAACTCTGGCCCTTCCCCCTCCCGTACCGTTCACACAACAACCACCACAGCTTCCTCGAGTCAAACGGGGACAGCCCGTCACAGCCAAACCACAGTGGGAGGAGCCAAACCAGCCACTCTGCCAGCCAACCTGGACGAGTTCAAA GTTGCTGAGCTGAAACAAGAACTGAAATTGCGGGGTTTGACCGTCTCAGGCACCAAGAATGACCTAATTGAGAGGCTCCGTAACTACCAAGAACAAAATGGGGGAACCGCAACTGTTTCCAAGAATGGTATTTTGCAGTCCGGCTTGCAGGGCACGACGTCAGCTGCTAGCACCACCACATCTTCTCCCACCACAACTTCCACCTCTGACCACCAGTCAGTAGAGGGTGGGTTTAAGTTGTCTCTGTCCTCACTGGGTCAGGCGGTTCCAGGGCGGGTGATGCGGTTTGGCAGCACCAGCTCGAGCCCTCCGGTGTCACCGACTCCGTCGGAGAGGTCATTAGCTGGAATGAGTCCAGATGAGACCAGCTGCAATGGAGACATGTTTGGAGAAATG GTGAGCTCTCCACTGACCCAGCTCACCTTGCACCCCTCTCCTAAGCACCCAGCAAATGTCTCTCCACTCGCAGTCAAAGATGAGATCCAGAGCTCATGCAGTCTGTCCAGGTCCTCACCTGCATCTGTCCAAACCCCCGAGCCCGGAGCAGCCATGGACACGTCATCTATGGATAAAGACCAGATGCTCCAGGAGAAGGACAAACAGATCGAGGAGCTCACCAGGATGCTGAGGCAAAAGCAGAGGCTGGTGGAGACTCTCAGGTCCCAGCTGGAGCAAGGCAAGATGGCAGGTGGGATAGTGGTCAAGAGGGAAGGAAGCGATAAGAGCAAAACATCCCCAGAGGTTAAGCTCCAAACTCTAATAAAAGCCTCAGCCATTCAGCCCCCTACGCTCCCTAATGGCATCGTGTTGAAGGTCAAAAAGGAGGTAGAGCCAGAGGAAGGAATGGAGGGAGTAACAGAGGAGGCTCTGTCAAAGAAGCAGGTCCCGACGATGCAGTGCTCCCAGGAGACTCTGCTCAGGCTGCAGCAGattcaacggctgcagctcCAACAGTCTGATCAACAAAAACAGCAACCACAACCGAAACAGCAACAAAGTCAGGCGCAGCCGACGAAGGCTGCAGAACCCAAACCGAATCCtcaaaaacagcagcaccaaAAGAAAGAGGCTCAACTCCTGatccaacagcagcagcagctgcagcagctcatcTTCCAGCAGACCCAACAGAAACAGCTCCAGGCTCAGCAGAAGATAACGCAGCAGAAACTGGCCCAGCAGAAGCAAGTACAGCAAAACCAGCTCAAGCAAACCCAAGGGCAGCAGCAGGCTCAGCAGAAGAACCAGGTTCAGCTAAAGCAGGTTCAGCTGCAGATCCAAAACCAGACGGTGACAAGTCAGAAACCCACGCTAAGCCAAActcagcagaggaagcagctgaaagctcaacagaggcagcagcagaaacagcagACATCAGCAGCCACAACACAACAG GTGACTCCAGTCATCATCAAGCAACAGAATGGCACACCAGTGCACACTCAGGCCATCTCATTAGACCTCCTTAAGGCCAATGGCACACCTACACTGGTGACAGACACCAATGGGAACCACTACCTAATCGCTCTCACCAGTCACACCACAGATGGACAGAATGGAGTGTCCTCATTGGCCAAAACCAATGGACGCATCACACTGCAG AGATTGAATTCAACTCCAAGTAAACTGCCCAGCACCGACAGCCAATCAAAAGGTCAGGCAGAAGCCGAGCCTGTGAGCCAACCAAGCAAAAAG GGACAAAAAGCGGGGCTGCACTTAGACACCAACAGTGATCCACAACCCAGCCAGCCCGTCACCGCTCCACCCAACCTGCAGCCTTTCTTTGACGACATTTCAGACAATGAAAGCCAAAACAACTTAATGTCATCTCTCAAG AGACAGGAGGTGTGTCCACCTTACGACCGACACACACTGTTCACCCCTCCCTCTCCTAAACCCAACACCTCCCTTCCTTCTCAGCGCTCCAGA CCAGAGAATGGCCTGAACAGCCAGCAGATGGACGACCTGTTTGACATCCTGCTCAAAAGTGGAG AAATCACCGGCTTCAAGGCCAACCCGGACCCTTCCCTCCCCCCTCTCCACTCTGACCCACCTTCTCCATCTACTGCCCCATCCCCCCTCCACCTGTCTCCTCCCACCCCCACAGAGGCGTTCATCTCCCCGGAGCCTTCGGTGGGAGAGCCCTGCTCAGGCAGCGGGCGTCTGGAGGACTTCTTGGAGAGCACGACGGGCACCCCGCTGCTGGGCATAGAGTCCGACGGCGGCCTGGCGCTGATCGACGACCTccacagccagatgctgagCACGCCCAGCATCCTGGACCACCCCCCCTCCCCCATGGACACGTCTGACCTGGGCTTCTCCCCTCATTCTACGGGGCTGGACTTTGGCGACCCCAACCTGGATAGCATGGACTGGTTGGACATGGTAGGGAGCGCAAGCGGAGGGGGCGAGGGCAATAGAGGAGGGCGAGGAAGTGGAGACGGAGGGACGAGTTTAGCTCCGTTGGCACCACACACACCGCAAAGCGTGTTCTCAGCCGACTTTCTGGACAATACAGACCTGCAGCTGCACTGGTAG